A stretch of the Lactuca sativa cultivar Salinas chromosome 9, Lsat_Salinas_v11, whole genome shotgun sequence genome encodes the following:
- the LOC111912754 gene encoding NEP1-interacting protein 1 isoform X1: protein MADSAFWFFFKALNRVLMAAITCIVALGGAIVGTITGAIKGSTTETGLARGACVGSITGAITALQLMDMIVDGEPFSKVSLLRSLVNGQIFTEWVGPALLKAYMWQINGVEATFVDIFDGFENNVSKGLCKDSINKLPRCIFKNSCEEIERNGSHESSCAICLWGFKNREEGRQLPICRHVFHLECIDEWLIRSGSCPICRRDV, encoded by the exons ATGGCTGATTCTGCATTTTGGTTTTTCTTCAAAGCTCTCAACAGAGTTTTAATGGCTGCCATCACTTGCATCGTTGCTCTCG GAGGAGCAATAGTGGGAACAATAACGGGAGCAATCAAAGGGTCGACTACAGAAACAGGGTTAGCCCGTGGAGCTTGTGTGGGTTCAATCACAGGCGCCATTACAGCGTTGCAGCTCATGGATATGATTGTTGATGGCGAACCATTCTCCAAG gtatcattgttGCGTAGTCTTGTAAATGGACAAATCTTTACCGAATGGGTAGGTCCTGCTTTGCTCAAAGCCTACATGTGGCAA ATTAATGGAGTTGAAGCAACTTTTGTGGATATTTTCGATGGGTTTGAGAACAATGTTTCAAAAGGGTTATGCAAAGATTCAATAAACAAATTACCCAGATGCATTTTCAAGAACTCTTGCGAGGAGATTGAAAGAAATGGAAGCCATGAGAGCAGCTGTGCGATTTGTTTGTGGGGCTTCAAGAACAGAGAAGAGGGAAGACAGCTGCCAATTTGTAGACATGTATTTCATTTAGAATGCATTGATGAGTGGCTAATTAGGAGTGGTTCTTGCCCTATTTGCAGAAGAGATGTTTAG
- the LOC111912754 gene encoding NEP1-interacting protein 1 isoform X2 — translation MADSAFWFFFKALNRVLMAAITCIVALGGAIVGTITGAIKGSTTETGLARGACVGSITGAITALQLMDMIVDGEPFSKVSLLRSLVNGQIFTEWINGVEATFVDIFDGFENNVSKGLCKDSINKLPRCIFKNSCEEIERNGSHESSCAICLWGFKNREEGRQLPICRHVFHLECIDEWLIRSGSCPICRRDV, via the exons ATGGCTGATTCTGCATTTTGGTTTTTCTTCAAAGCTCTCAACAGAGTTTTAATGGCTGCCATCACTTGCATCGTTGCTCTCG GAGGAGCAATAGTGGGAACAATAACGGGAGCAATCAAAGGGTCGACTACAGAAACAGGGTTAGCCCGTGGAGCTTGTGTGGGTTCAATCACAGGCGCCATTACAGCGTTGCAGCTCATGGATATGATTGTTGATGGCGAACCATTCTCCAAG gtatcattgttGCGTAGTCTTGTAAATGGACAAATCTTTACCGAATGG ATTAATGGAGTTGAAGCAACTTTTGTGGATATTTTCGATGGGTTTGAGAACAATGTTTCAAAAGGGTTATGCAAAGATTCAATAAACAAATTACCCAGATGCATTTTCAAGAACTCTTGCGAGGAGATTGAAAGAAATGGAAGCCATGAGAGCAGCTGTGCGATTTGTTTGTGGGGCTTCAAGAACAGAGAAGAGGGAAGACAGCTGCCAATTTGTAGACATGTATTTCATTTAGAATGCATTGATGAGTGGCTAATTAGGAGTGGTTCTTGCCCTATTTGCAGAAGAGATGTTTAG
- the LOC111912753 gene encoding reactive Intermediate Deaminase A, chloroplastic produces the protein MAWMASGLARSFNMPAIDIGVLRHRAPIIAGIGCASAAGTSFWRSSLTSFSNRSTPFACLGISTATSIKEAVKTDKAPAALGPYSQAIKANNTLFVSGVLGLIPETGKFVSDSVEEQTEQILKNMGEILKASGASYSSVVKTTIMLADLKDFKKVNEIYAKYFPAPAPARSTYQVAALPLDARIEIECIAAL, from the exons ATGGCGTGGATGGCTTCTGGTCTAGCAAGGTCGTTTAACATGCCGGCGATAGACATCGGTGTACTCCGCCACCGTGCTCCGATCATCGCAGGTATAGGTTGCGCCTCCGCTGCCGGCACTAGCTTCTGGCGTTCTTCTCTAACTTCCTTCTCCAACCGGTCAACTCCATTCGCTTGCCTCGGCATTTCTACTGCCACTA GTATTAAGGAAGCTGTTAAAACAGACAAGGCTCCAGCAGCACTTGGTCCTTATTCTCAAGCCATTAAAGCCAATAATACACTTTTTGTTTCTGGTGTTCTTGGTCTTATTCCCGAG ACAGGGAAGTTTGTTTCAGACAGTGTAGAAGAACAAACAGAGCAG ATTCTCAAGAATATGGGGGAGATTTTGAAAGCTAGTGGAGCTAGTTATTCCTCAGTGGTTAAAACCACAATCAt GTTGGCTGATCTGAAGGACTTCAAGAAAGTTAATGAAATTTATGCTAAAT ATTTTCCTGCTCCAGCTCCAGCTAGATCAACATATCAGGTTGCGGCATTACCACTTGATGCCAGGATTGAAATCGAATGCATAGCTGCACTTtag